In Scyliorhinus canicula chromosome 3, sScyCan1.1, whole genome shotgun sequence, the DNA window tcaccatcctgacttggagatatatcggccgttccttcactgtggctgggtcaaagtcctggaacgccctccctaagagcactgtgggtgtacctacacttcagggtcagcagcggttcaagacagcgggcgagattctctgagaatcgtaaaggctgccgtgggacaggacgtgacccacggcagccttcacgcccacttccggggccgattctcccccccgggcggggctaggagcgcggccccatgcgtcacggcggcgcggccttgacgacggtcgtcaaggccgcacgtcaagcgtcacgccggctgacgtggccgatgacgtcagccacgcatgcgcaggttggagtgcTTCCGTTACGGACatggcccccttggcacggccgtggtactgccgtgccaaacgggcatctggcgcacgtttcacgacggcagcgagcaggtgtgtttgctgccgtgttgaaacgggcgtgaaggcccggccgctcggcccatccggctcggagaatcgccgctcgcgtaaaaaacggcgagcggcgatttgtggcgtgggtcgggcgtgggggggggagaatagcgggagggcgggagaaatgtcgggaggccctcctgctattcccccacccggcgtggggggcggagaatcgagcccagcagctccccaccaccttctcaagggcaagtagggatggtcAGAAAGACATCCATTCACCATCATTCTCTTGCTCCTATCCTTCAGCCAATTCTATACCCTAATTTCCATCGCTGTTTTAATAATGTTGTGCTCTATATTCACAAATAATTTGTTATGAGTTACTTTATAAATGCCTTTTGATAGTCCAGATATATAGCATCTACTGttctaccttcatcaaccctctcGGTCACTTCATTTCATGGTTGACATAATCCACTGATGGCAGCTGGCAGCAGGTTAACATATGAAAGAGTGGATAATTATTTACCTACATTGGTCTCACATTCATTCCAACTGTTTTATTCCTCAGGGCTAGAAAAAGGAACTGGCTTTTACAATTCACTTCGATCACGGTCCCGTCGCTGCCCATTCGGAAGGTCATTTTACGCAGGCCAAAAACGCGGAATGCACCAAGGATCTTCCAATAGCAAAGGAATATCAAatatctatgattctatagctGGACCCAAAGGTTGGGATTGGCTATTTGGCAGCGGATATGATGTTTCTAGCAATGGTCAAGGGACAAAAGGCAATGGATATGGTCAAAATAGTAACAGTCAGGGAGGAAACAGCAATGGGAATAGCCAAAACGGGAATGGTCAAGGGTCAAGCAGCAATGGGAATAGCCAAAATGGGAATGGTCAAGGGTCAAGCAGCTATGGGAATAGCCAAAATGGGAATGGTCAAGGGTCAAGCAGCTATGGGAATAGCCAAAATGGGAATGGTCAAGGGTCAAGCAGCTATGGGAATAGCCAAAATAGTCAGGGGTCAAACAACAATGGGAATGAAGAGGAGGAGTCTAATCAAGGATCAAACAGCAATGGGAATGAAGAAGATGAGGATAGTGAGGAATCAAACAGCAATGGGAATGAAGAAGAGGAATATGGTCAAGGATCAAACAGCAATGGGAATAACCAAAATGGTCAGGGGTCAAACAGCAATGGGAATGGCCAAAATGGTCAGGGCTCAAACAGTAATGGGAATGGCCAAAATGGAAATGGTCAGGGATCAAACAATGGATATGATGAAGATGAGTATAGTCAAGGATCAAACGGCAATGGGAATGGCCAAAATGGACAAGGATCAAACAGCAATGGGAATGGCCAAAATGGTCAGGGCTCAAACAGTAATGGGAATGGCCAAAATGGAAATGGTCAGGGATCAAACAATGGATATGATGAAGATGAGTATAGTCAAGGATCAAACGGCAATGGGAATGGCCAAAATGGACAAGGATCAAACGGCAATGGAAATGGCCAAAATGGACAAGGGTCAAACGGCAATGGAAATGGCCAAAATGGACAAGGATCAAACAGCAATGGGAATGGCCAAAATGGTCAGGGGTCAAACAGCAATGGATATAGCCAAAATGGTCAGGGGTCAAATAGCAATGGGAATGGCCAAAATGGTCAAGGGTCAAAAGGAAATTGGTATGATCAATATGGCAATGGCCAAGAGTCAAATGGGAATGGCCAAAATGGTCAAGGGTCAAATGGGAATGGTCAAAATGGTCAAGGGTCAAATGGGAATGGTCAAAATGGTCAGGGGTCAAACAATAATGGATATAGTCAAAATGGGCAAGGGTCAAACGGCAATGGGAATGGCCAAAATAGTCAAGGATCAAATGGAAACTGGTATGATCAGTATGGGAATGGTCAAGAATCAGGTGGCAATGGGAATGGACAAAATGGCCAAGGGTCAAATGGCAATGGAAATGGCCAAAATAGTCAAGGGTCAAATGGAAATTGGTATGATCAGTATGGGAATGGTCAAGGATCAAGTGGCAATGGGAATGGACAAAATGGTCAAGGGTCAAATGGAAATGGCCAAAATGGACAAGGGTCAAATGGCAATGGATATGATCAATATGGGAATGGTCAATGGTCAAATGGCAATGGTTATGAACAAAATGGTCAAGGGTCAAATGGCAATGGAAATGGCCAAGGGTCAAATGGCAATGGATATGATCAATTTTGGAATGGTCAAGGATCAAATGGGAATGGCCAAAATGGTCAAGGGTCAAACAGCAATGGGTATGGACAAAATGGTCAAGGATCAAATGGAAATGGCCAAAATGGCCAAGGGGCAAATAGCAATGGCTATGATCAATATGGGAATGGGCAAGGATCAAATGGGAATGACCAAAATGGCCAAGGGTCAAACAGCAATGGGTATGGACAGAATGGTCAAGGATCAAATGGGAATGGCCAAAACGGTCAGGGATCAAATGGAAATGGGTATGATCAATATGGGAATGGTCAAGGATCAAATGGGAATGGAGAAAATGGTCAAGGATCAAATGGGAATGGCCAAAATGGTCAGGGATCAAATGGAAATGGGTATGATCAATATGGGAATGGTCAAGGATCAGGTGGCAATGGGAATGGCCAAAAAGGTCAAGGGTCAAATGGCAATGGGTATGATCAATATGGGAATGGTCAAGGTTCAAATGGGAATGGTTATGAACAAAATGGTCAAGGGTCAAATGGAAATGGGAATTATCAAAATGGGAATGGTCAAGGTTCAAATGGGAATGGCCAAACTGGTCAGGGATCAAATGGCAATGGGAATGGTCAAAATAGTCAGGGATCTAATGGCAATGGGAATGATCAGTATGGGAATGGTCAAGgttcaaacaacaatgtgattgatCCATATGGCAATAACAATCCAGGTAGCTCCATGCAACATACAGAATCACAGAGAAAGCATTATATGAAAAGGGAAGTCGCTTCTGATCAAGACTCCACTTCTGCCCTCAAAAAGTTGCATTATCATAGACTACATCCACACTACAGGTACCGCCTTATTGGACAAAGAACTAAAAGACCATAAAATAAAATGTTCACCCATTAACTCACCCTCCCCGCCTTCAGTTAGTTTACCGTTGTTATGATTATCCAGTCTGCTAATGCAAATTCTTGATTTCTTATTTTGCTGTCTTCCTTCACTGGGAATGAGTTTCTGAAAATAAAGTCTCATTCTGGGAGACTTCTTCAGGGGATTATAAAGTGTACGCATGTTAAATTGAAAGCAGTATTTTAGGTCAAAGCATAATTCTGTACTATTACCGTGTATTGTCATGTGATTTGGTTTGTAAACCTTCTCCATTCTCTGGGCAGGTACCCGAATTGTTACGCTTTGGAACAGTTCAAACTGTTTATGCAGCTGCCAATATTTTTGTATTTAAATGCATGCTCAGATGTTAACCAGGATCAATCAGGGGGTTAACAGTATTAGTTCCAGGGTGATATTGTATAGTGGGTAAGTAGCCTATCCATACTTGGGGAAATTATGCTGTGCCAGTTAATTATCCACAAGCTGGGCTACTGCATTCTGCATATTTGGCCACTGGAACTAGTGTTAAACTAATAAATGATCCCAGGCAGTAGTGTAAGTCACACTGAGCTTGCATTAAACCTTGCTTACTTGAGATATCAACCAAATTGGTTTGCTCTAAAGGCACAGTTCATTTCAGTTAATGCGGACACACAGTTTATATTCTGGCACAGATTCCTTGGGCAAGTATTAGAAAATGTGGTATACTGGTAATACCGAGTTTGAAAGTTGTCCTCAATGTCTTTACATTATTCAGGTGGCAATGGATTGTACATACAAAGCAATATCATATGCAAATATACATTTGCAAGTCATAACTACTGCAAGAAATGTGCAATCAGTGAACTTGCCGGGGGAAAGTGTATTAGATTTTACAAGTGAGAAAGCTATATTTTCGATGGTTCATCCTCAATGCAAAAATGTTTAGTTTGTAAAAACACATCCAAATGATAGTTTTAAATGCAGATGTCTAATAAACGGCCAGCAGTTGCTACCAAGAACTGTGCATTTATCGCACTCCTTGTTAGTCATTGACCTCATGTGGGGTTAATGGTCACTTCCGAATTTAGTTTCAAATGCTATTCTGATTTGGGAAGGAAGGAAGCTGAATAATAACTTTTAAAATGGGCATTTATATAtccttaaaaaggaaaaaaaaaatgcagggctatggggaaagagtaggggagtgggtctaattggtagctctttcaaagagaagACACAGGCACAATGGTctcgttctgtgctgtatggttctATTTTGAATTTACTGCCAGTGCAAATGCATTTAAGAATGTTAAATTCTACTCAAGCTGAGATAAGCTGATGAGATTTGGATGGGGGAGGCTGAAGCACCATTTAACAGATCCATTGACTGGCCTGTTGGTCTTCATTTTTCATGTCTTAATGTACAATGTTATTTAATGTAAAGAGAAAATGGCTGAGATTGTCTGTTGATTTATTCCATATTATTATCTCTGACTATTTGGATACTTTCACAGTTGTCTCAATGTAATGCCAATAAAGCGTTTTGAAACCACAATTATATTTTTCTTCCAGTTTTCTGTGTTATATGCGTAATAGAACCATAGGAaggttacggtgcagaaagaggccatcagtccatcgtgtctgcgccagccAAATTCACCCTCCCAGCACCAACCTGGGGAatgggttccaggcactcaccaccctctgggtgaaaggttttccctcatgtgccctctcatccttctaccaatcaccttaaatctgtgcctcctGGTAAGCTAGAGGAAGCCGGAGTTTCATGTCTGCCGTATCTAGGCCGCACATAATTCAgcagcctccacccactcctcatAGTCAAACCCTCTCAGCATATCCTCctatccctttctccctcatctgTTTATCTAGCCTCTCCTTAAATGCATACATACTATTTTCTGAATTCCTCGATGATGggatgccagcatttgttgcctatttgaTTTGCCGTGAAACTGTGCTAAGCAATTTGGAGGGCAGTTAATGGTCAGCCACAtcactgtgggcctggagtcacgtgtaggccagaccaggtaaggacggcggaTTTCGTTCCTTCCCGATTTTACGATAATCGATGGTAGTTTGCACggggcacggtagcagagtggttagcacagtagcttcacagctccagggtcccaggttcgattccaggcttgggtcactgtctgtgcggagtttgcacgctttccccgtgtctgcgtgggtttcctcccacagtccaaagatgtgcaggttaagtggattggccatgctaaattgaccttagtgtccagaaaggttaggttgggttacggggatagggtggaggtgtgggcttaggtaggatgctctttccaagagccagtgcagactcgatgggctgaatggcctccttctgcactgtaaattctatgctagtttcatgatcatcattgttGACACTAGTTTTCCATTATAGACACTGAATTTAAATTACATCAGCTGAgcatggtgggatttgtaccaatgtccccagatcattaccctgggcccCTGATTTCCTAACCGAGTGATGttatctgccacctcctccccctccccctgtccctaAGTTGAAATATCTTCTGTAAATCAACCCCATTAAATACCTTTAAACTAGGTTTAAAACTTTGAGAATTTGTACTGCCATAAGAAAATAAACAACTTCATTTTCTTCTAAATCAGAAAACAGAAATCGCAAGAGCACTGTGTATCTTGGGTAAGGTGATTTACAGAGGGCAGTGTAATATCACGCGCGGGACCTACGGGTGGGAGTGAGTACCTTTTCCGTGGTTCACGCGGAGTACGGGCTCCCCCACGGAGGGGCGGAGGAACTCCATTTAGCATCGTATAAAAGTGAGGCATCAATCAGAGAGTGAGCCGGTAGCatattgtagtaatccacgggaggcaggagttccgtcaccacaccaatatttatttacaataacgatattacaggagcagctacaaacagtgctgctagcagtccagtcaacttaagactggctcacaaagcctacacaggtgattatatgggccccctcaatgagctatcattcagggagttcatactccaattggccaaccaataaagccaattggagttcattacacccctccccaccaaggtccgaggaattcctgccagctggcattcctctgagcttcttcctgctcctcatgtctgggtctgtcacctctgtgtcgtccgccgggacgttctccgaagtgggcggggtgtacattacaggtgcccgtcttttccttgacgaactccttggaagttgttcgtcctcctcctcggggagaggtgtcgcggcggcctcgtcgagtgtgtccatctccgactctgatgactggatgacggggtctggagaaatttctcggggctggggtgtgggtatcctttccgtttgggctatcccagcttgaggcggtcctgcttcacctgcctccaggtgtggttccgctgcccttatttggtctaggtgtttcttcagcaccttacctcctattgaaacctcataggatatgggccctgtttgggactctaccgtgcctttgacccacgttggtccattcccataattcttgacccaaaccggtgcccccacctggaaatgtctctgctgccgactattatcatgccccctgcgttgggcctcctgttgtttctccactttccccattaaatttgggaaaaggagactcagcctcgttcgcagccgccttcccattaagagttcagctggttgtatgcccgttgtggaatgcggtgtggtcctgtaatcaaacagccagcgggagagctttgtgtctattgacgctgccggctgcttcttaagtcccgctttaagtgtctggaccgctccctctgccaggccgttggtcgctggatggtaagggggcgttttgatgtgacggactcagttcacccgtggggtaatcctaatgggttctgctttcttcgttgtaatattatataattgttccccttcggaggaggatggggcgtctaggttgtgtacttccctgcgtccccacctgctattcctcttttgccacctccttctagggtttctgtcgctgttaccccactctgtctggtgccagaaacgctccttctctgttgggggagcctcagccggtacttctctctgtctccagttagtcctggcagacttggggccgttctggggttttcccttttccctctattcctcaggtttttcctgagagcggctatctggtagcaggacccgttgtggtagtccctctcacaggtatctacctccattggcgtgccctgtagttcctgcgccccacttgctgccttttctagggacagtgcgagctgtaacgccagCCTGCAGTCTatctccgtttccgccaacaggcgtttctgtattgtgaggtcgtttataccacacactaaccggtcccgaagcatttcatttagcgtcggtccgaactcacatttttccgccagccttctcaggcgggtcaagaaattcgtgtctgactccctgtcttcccgcttcactgtgtagaatctgtacctacgcaaaatgaggggtggttttgggtcgtagtgctctttcaccaattccgttactttttggaaagttttcgtgtccggtgcatcgggataagtcagactacgtataatggcgaaagctgagggtccgcacgccgacagcaagataagccgtctcctttcgtccgtcagtatatcatttgcccggaagaagtaacacattctctccacatactgggaccagtcctcaatagccgggtcgaatgcctctaacctcgcaaaaaacggcatttttaaaatggcctccgagtgcggcagctggtctctgcaaaattcgtagtttacctcgtcgccactgtagtaatccacgggaggcaggagttccgtcaccacaccaatatttatttacaataatgatattacaggagcagctccaatcagtgctgctagcagtccagtcaacttaagactggctcacaaagcctacagaggtgattatatgggccccctcaatgagctatcattgagggagctcatactccaattggacaaccaataaagccaattggagttcattacacatatataccgtaattgtaaataaatcaaagttttaTATTTACTGGATGTGGACTCCCTGTACCCTTACCAAACTGACAACGAGGGCCTGTGTCCTTTCTAAAGGTGGGCTTCTCTTATTATGACAGATGAGCTGGAGTAATCCCAAACCAAAGTAGCAGATTGGCTGGTGTTCAATCCATTAACCTGCGATTTCTTCACCTCTTCTGACAAGGTTTATGGAGGACAGTCAAGGGCCCACCTCACAGAAATTCAGTTCCGAAGCGGCTACCGctcatgttggagctgtacccAAGCCGGCCGTGAAATAACAAAGCACAGCTCCCTCTCAGCTCCACCCGTCACCCATCCAGTTGTGTTGGAGCTTGGCACAGCAGGAATTCATGCAAAATCCTCCCGATCTGAAGCAGCGATGCTGAGGGGAAACTGTCATCAGGCCTGGAACTGACTAACGAGCTGCACTTTCCCGGTCTCAGATATTCCATCAATAAACACACTGAGTGGGaggaatggtggcgcagtggttagcactgggactgcggcgctgaggacccgggttcgatcccggctctgggtcactgtccgtgtggtgtttgcacattctccccgtgtctgcgtgggtctcacccccacaacacaaagatgtgcagggtaggtggattggccacgctaaattgccccttaattggaaacaaaaataattgggtactctaaatttattttttaaaataaacacacCGAGTCATCATTCATTCAAGTACAACtgttttcatttaaaataaatgaactCTGATTATATTCTGATCACTGAAGCTTTGTCATAAGTCTTTGACATAACCAGACCCCCGACTCATAGCCATTACCAGCACTGAAGCCAATGCTAAATCCAGGATACCACCTGCCTATTCCAAATCCCTATTTCCTCCCCAGTATCAGCAGTGACATCACCAGCACCAATCACATGACTGAATCTGATGGTCGTGGGTTCAGGCTTAATTCCAAGGACTGAGTACATAATCCTGGCTGGCATTCCCGCtttaatactgagggagtgccgcactgtcagagggtcagtactgagggagtgctgcactgtcatagggtcagtactgagggagtgccgcactgtcagagggtcagtactgagggagtgccgcactgtcagagggtctattctaagggagtgccgcactgtcagagggtcagtactgagggagtgccgcactgtcagagggtcagtactgagggagtgctgcactgtcagagggccagtactgagggagcgccgcactgtcagagggtcagtactgagggagtgccgcactgtcagagggtcagtactgagggagtgttgcactgtcagagggtcagtactgagggagtgctgcactgtcagagggtcagtactgagggagtgccgcactgtcagagggtcagtactgagggagtgctgcactgtcagagggtcagtactgagggaatgctgcactgtcagagggtcagtactgagggagtgctgcactgtcagagggtcagtactgagggagtgccgcactgtcagagggtctatactgagggagtgccgcactgtcagagggtcagtactgagggagtgccgcactgtcacagggtcagtactgagggagtgctgcactgtcagagggtcagtactgagggagtgctgcactgtcagagggtcagtactgagggagtgctgcactgtcagagggtcagtactgaggtagtgctgcactgtcagagggtctatactgagggagtgccgcactgtcagagggtcagtactgagggagtgccgcactgtcagagggtcagtactgagtgagtgctgcactgtcagagggtcagtactgagggagtgccgcactgtcagagggtcagtactgagggagtgctgcactgtcagagggtctatactaagggagtgccgcactgtcagagggtcagtactgagggagcgccgcactgtcagagggtcagtattgagggtgtgctgcactgtcagagggtcagttctgagggagtgccgcactgtcagagggtcagtactgagggagtgctgcactgtcagagggtcagtgctgagggagtgttgcactgtcagagggtcagtactgagggaatgctgcactgtcagagggtcagtactgagggagtgctgcactgtcagagggtcagtactgagggagcgccgcactgtcagagggtcagtactgagggagtgccgcactgtcagagggtcagtactgagggagtgccgcactgtcagagggtcagtactgagggagtgctgcactgtcagagggtcagtactgagggagtgccgcactgtcagagggtctatactgagggagtgccgcactgtcagagggtcagtactgagggagtgccgcactgtcacagggtcagtactgagggagtgctgcactgtcagagggtcagtactgagggagtgctgcactgtcagagggtcagtattgagggagtgctgcactgttagagggtcagtactgaggtagtgctgcactgtcagagggtctatactgagggagtgccgcactgtcagggggtcagtactgagggagtgccgcactgtcagagggtcagtactgagtgagtgctgcactgtcagagggtcagtactgagggagtgctgcactgtcagagggtcagtgctgagggagtgttgcactgtcagagggtcagtactgagggaatgctgcactgtcagagggtcagtactgagggagtgctgcactgtcagagggtcagtactgagggagcgccgcactgtcagagggtcagtactgagggagtgccgcactgtcagagggtcagtactgagggagtgccgcactgtcagagggtcagtactgagggagtgctgcactgtcagagggtcagtactgagggagtgccgcactgtcagagggtctatactgagggagtgccgcactgtcagagggtcagtactgagggagtgccgcactgtcacagggtcagtactgagggagtgctgcactgtcagagggtcagtactgagggagtgctgcactgtcagagggtcagtattgagggagtgctgcactgttagagggtcagtactgaggtagtgctgcactgtcagagggtctatactgagggagtgccgcactgtcagggggtcagtactgagggagtgccgcactgtcagagggtcagtactgagtgagtgctgcactgtcagagggtcagtactgagggagtgctgcactgtcagagggtcagtactgagggagtgctgcactgtcagagggtcagtcctgagggagtgccgcactgtcagagggtcactactgagggagtgctgcactgtcagagggtcagtgctgagggagtgctgcactgtcagagggtcagtactgagggagtgctgcactgtcagagggtcagtactgagggagtgctgcactgtcagagggtcagtactgagggagtgccgcactgtcagagggtcagtactgaggt includes these proteins:
- the LOC119963551 gene encoding uncharacterized protein DDB_G0290685-like, yielding MDGKAFALAICCFVVLQTSTATPAVNHDVTIHPGDKDCLTNPEHPDCQQARTNTPMHQRLEKGTGFYNSLRSRSRRCPFGRSFYAGQKRGMHQGSSNSKGISNIYDSIAGPKGWDWLFGSGYDVSSNGQGTKGNGYGQNSNSQGGNSNGNSQNGNGQGSSSNGNSQNGNGQGSSSYGNSQNGNGQGSSSYGNSQNGNGQGSSSYGNSQNSQGSNNNGNEEEESNQGSNSNGNEEDEDSEESNSNGNEEEEYGQGSNSNGNNQNGQGSNSNGNGQNGQGSNSNGNGQNGNGQGSNNGYDEDEYSQGSNGNGNGQNGQGSNSNGNGQNGQGSNSNGNGQNGNGQGSNNGYDEDEYSQGSNGNGNGQNGQGSNGNGNGQNGQGSNGNGNGQNGQGSNSNGNGQNGQGSNSNGYSQNGQGSNSNGNGQNGQGSKGNWYDQYGNGQESNGNGQNGQGSNGNGQNGQGSNGNGQNGQGSNNNGYSQNGQGSNGNGNGQNSQGSNGNWYDQYGNGQESGGNGNGQNGQGSNGNGNGQNSQGSNGNWYDQYGNGQGSSGNGNGQNGQGSNGNGQNGQGSNGNGYDQYGNGQWSNGNGYEQNGQGSNGNGNGQGSNGNGYDQFWNGQGSNGNGQNGQGSNSNGYGQNGQGSNGNGQNGQGANSNGYDQYGNGQGSNGNDQNGQGSNSNGYGQNGQGSNGNGQNGQGSNGNGYDQYGNGQGSNGNGENGQGSNGNGQNGQGSNGNGYDQYGNGQGSGGNGNGQKGQGSNGNGYDQYGNGQGSNGNGYEQNGQGSNGNGNYQNGNGQGSNGNGQTGQGSNGNGNGQNSQGSNGNGNDQYGNGQGSNNNVIDPYGNNNPGSSMQHTESQRKHYMKREVASDQDSTSALKKLHYHRLHPHYRYRLIGQRTKRP